CTGCGGTGATACATTGGATAACCGTCGATATTCGTAATGGTGTCATTCGTATACggctttgggaattttttcttacattttccattttccatgcATGATGACGTCATGTTGAAAGCACCGCACGGCCCATGGATCATGTGTTTGCTAACAATACCAAATAATTCCTGATCAATTAATGGGTCTGGAATTTCGGCTGAAATTATTTGTTCAATTTCTTCTGGACGGATTTTATCTTGAAGCCAAATTAAAATGTGAGCATGAGGCAATCCTCGCTTTTGCCATTCAACCGTATATAGCCATCAACGTGTGATACCAAAAACTGaatatttaacaataaaatcaattaaggatttcaatttttgtttgaacACACGTGCAGTTATATCATGACGATGAATTGCTTGTTGTCCTGGTAATAGTAAAGTTGTGAACAACACGTGAATGTAATAAACAAATCCGGTCGGCCGTAATGACGTACGTAAGTCATGGCATCTTGTATGTATTCCTGCATATTCCGTGGACTGCCGATGTAGCTTGAAGGTAAAATGAAAGACTTACCGATGTCATTGGGATTCAAATTTCCGTCGATGTTTCCAGCAACAGTATCTCGTAAGTGAATATTTTCTTCCGATCGTAATTTAGCCTGTTTGTATCGAATGCATCGCAGGCGTTCGCTTTCAACCTTAGCAAACATATCAACAATGTATTGATGAAATAGCTGACGAAATCGTAGGAAATAGTTGTCCTGATTTAGTCTAACCATTATTCGGTGTGCGTAGTAGTTCATTGAACtaactttttcatttccataaaCACCTAAAACAATAGGAaataaaatgcaataaaaaattgaagttcgTATATACAgtaagaaaataaatagttaATTGTCAAATTTACCTGTATTTGGATCACACTGGTTGATTTTAAGGTGGTATTCATCCTGTCCTTGCCAAAATATTAATGGATATTGCAGTGCGTCATATGAACGGTGTAGATCCGAAACGGTACTGACAGTGTTGTCTCGCCGTGTAATTTTTATAGCTCTTTTGTCAACTGGATCACCGACCATAATAATGGCAACATCATCAACAGTTGGAGCGTTGAATCTACCAGCGTGTTCACCTAATGGTACTTTGTCGGCTTTGATGACGATTTGATAGTTGTCATTTTGCAGTCGTGGCGAAACTCTTTTAATCAACGGAATTAGTTGATTCTGATCTTCTAAAAAGGTTTCCAGCAATATTACAATTGCTCTTTTCTCTGCttgttcaatgaaattatacTGGGACCGAGTCGTCACGCGCTCTTCACAATTgctcataaaataaatttgaagaaatttcgGATTATTATCAGGCATGGGCATCAATGATCCGATTTGATGGTACACATGGTCTTGTATTTTGAATGTAGTTTCAAAATTACGTCGATCAGACGCGAAATCGCAGATTTTAGTTGCGCCAAATGACGTCATTTTGAAGCAAGAATTAAATTTGCGTATCTtacgcaaaaataattttgaatcatcTGAATCGCCACCAAGAAGGGATAATAAAGGTTCCGGAGGAGTGGGAAGAGGTGATAGCACAACTTTTCCTGATGCGCAGCACATGCCGGGTGTTTCATTCCGTAATTTCAATGCCTGACAATATTGACATACTTTATCCATTCCACCGATAGCAATTTTGGAATGTGCAGAGTACTTAATATCTGGCGCATATTCAAAAGCAAGACGAACAAATGATGTACGTATTAATGAGCGGCTAATCCGCTGCCTATGTCGTTCGTGTACTCGTGCTATAGCTATGTTTCGTTCTCGTGCCGCTCTTGTTCTTGTAATATTCTGTCGCAAACGTTCGTCACGCTGGTCTTGAGGTTCTTGTGCACGACTCTCTACCGCCCTGATTCTTTGAGCTGAATTTCTTGTAGCGATTTGTTCTGCCGATTCATGCGCTCTTGCAACACGTTTACGTTGTGCCTCTCAGCTCCTCACGTTGTTTAGATTACATTTTTTCGGTGGCATAATACTGAAATAATAATGTTAACGTTTcaatatgagaaaaaaaaacagaaaaacatGCTATTAAAGTACAGTGAAATGAGAAGTGCAAAATATTAGTTAATAAGGGTtaaagaaaaatgatgaaaaaaaaattgtacaattcTAGAAAACGTGTGGGGAGCTTTGTAGCATTTTCTCATGGATACATCAATTGACTGTTATAAATATGTGATAATACTTACATGTATATATTGTAATTGAAGAGTTTTGAGCTTTACTATTATCTTCACTATAATATAAATTTAACTTACACTTCAGTTTAAGTAACACGTGGCCGGTTAAGCTAACACCAAAAATTTTACAgtaaaaacaattgaatttcacgGTATTTCGTTTTCGTTCCGTTcttacaaaatatatttaactTATATTTTAGCCTGAACAACACGTGGTGGTTATGTTATTGAATTGTAGGTTATAGTACACGTTTGTAGATTCCACATATCGGCGCCATCTATTGATTGCTTACTCAACCCAGTCAATAGATATCGCCATCtgttaaaatcatttggagTTGACAGATTAGAATGTGTGAATGTCAAATATTAgacgaataatttaaaataaaataatattgcgaCTATAAATTAAGGTATACGCTATTCTACTATGTAAGTTGAATCAAACTGCACACGGTGTgcacatttcattgaaatcgGTTGAATAGTTTAAGACTCCATCGCGGACAAACATAGTGACACGTAATTTATATACAGGGTGCTTCAAAAAAATGTCTACACACTTTGAACTTtcgtagaaaatttatttaccgtTCTACAAAgttaaatttcagaaaaatagaAAGCTGAAAGTCCAATGTAAATGAAACATAAATAACAAATGTTAATACTGTTCAAATTGGTGACCTGCAGCATCAATACAATTCTGAGTACGAGTCACCACTGATTCCCCCACGTACGACCCCACCCCCTGATTCGTACGTCCGCCATGTTGATATTACAAATTTCAACTGATAATATAACATAGAGGGACGATTATGCTAGCACCTGGCGAAGAAATATAACATTAGCCTTGTAGAGTGGGAAAACTACAATAGTTTAAAGTGTgtatacatttttttgaaGCACCCTGTATATATAGATAGATATCAATTAATAATGAGTTAAGAATTATAGACTGTGTATAAAATTAAGGCTGATCCAGGGCACTGGATCGATCGGACACCTTCGGAATATTTCGGGAGTGGGCTCGGGTGCCATGAGGGGTTACTCTGACCACATACCTCTCTTCGTGTTCATCCATCATCAGTATCACAACGCAAATATCGGATATTATCAGGTTTTTGTATCGTGGCTTTTATCGGATTGATTCATCTTTTCTACTATCAATTTTGGTTAATTATCATCGAATATTGTgcaattatcattatcataattattggaaaactATCACGTGTAAATAGTGTACATTTTGGTTAAATTATATTGGATCGCCATAAGGCATAATCAACGTGTTTTTCGTCACCATCCCGAGTTGGAAGATCATCTCTCCACTTCCGCTTCCAATCCACCCTACCCGGTTAAAAACATCAAATCCCTAACaaattggtccttcgagccggatctgGAAGTGTTTAAGTGAAGTGGCGAGTAATTTAAACATGAACattgggactcggagacgtgGTGACGTCATCGATCGGGAGTGAGGGAAAGCAATCGCAACAGAGGAATGTTGTTTTGATTTCGACGTGAGCTCGAGTTTCGACCAACTGGACAGTTTTCATCTCGTAAACACGAATATCACAGTAAgtcgaaaattattatcagGGGTTCTCATCAACAGAAGGTCAAATTGGGTGTCTCATCGGCGTGTTTTCATATCTGTGGAAAGCGGTTCTCATCAACAGGGTTTTCCCTCATCACAAGGCGGTTAGGATCATCGGGAAGTAAACAACGGGGCTCCCTATCAACGAATTTAgttaattcaaaaataaatcggGATTATCATGTCTGACGCGGAGCATAGTCAGGGTGAGGACATCCAAGGTCAACATCTCGGCTAAGAACTCTATCTCGCAGAAGGCCATGGGGAAATCATCAATCTACACCTATCAGGCATCAGGGAATTCATCAAACACCGACAAGTCATCAGGGCAATCATCATCAGGGCCTTCTTGTCGACACTATGACGGTTCACACTGGCTAGGGTTCAAGTGTGACAAGTTCATGGCTAAGACTCCACTGGAACGCAGGGAATTCATCACCAACAGCAAGTTGTGTTACAATTGCTTTGGTCCTCATCGGGCGGATCTCTGCAAAGACACACGTCATTGCCAGAAATGCAAGGGCCCACATCACACCTTGATCCATGATGGGTCCTTCGAACATCGCCAGGAATTGGAAAGACAGAAGAGTCGACCATCAGTTTCAGCAATCGAGGAAAACCAGGGAGATCACGGAGCATCCGGATCGAGAGGTTaagtatcatttttattacattattTTGGCAAATGATACGCCCCTCATCTGGTTGTCTCCATCTCTAGGTtcatcatcaacatcatcatcaCCGAGTTCAACGAAGACAGAGAGAATTTACGACACTCTCAACTCTTCAGAGATCTCACAGGGGAGTGAATCAACATCAAAGGCATCGGGATCAATTGAGAGCTCAATTGGTCATCTTCAAATATCAGCAACGTCATTGGCGAAATGAGAAACATCGGGGTCGTCCTCTGACATCAAGGTtcatcatcaacatcatcatcaCCGAGTTCaacggagacagagagaatttACGACTCTCTCAACTCTTCAGAGATCTCACAGGGGAGTGAATCAACATCAAAGGCATCGGGATCAATTGAGAGCTCAATTGGTCATCTTCAAATATCAGCAACATCATTGGCGAAATCAGAAACATCGGGGTCGTCCTCTGACATCAAGGTtcatcatcaacatcatcatcaCCGAGTTCaacggagacagagagaatttACGACTCTCTCAACTCTTCAGAGATCTCACAGGGGAGTGAATCAACATCAAAGGCATCGGGATCAATTGAGAGCTCAATTGGTCATCTTCAAATATCAGCAACATCATTGGCGAAATCAGAGACATCGGGGTCGTCCTCTGACATCAAGGTCACACATCAATCATCATCGAATTCAGCGAGTCAACGGGTTGTGCTGTTGGCAACAGCTAAAGCACTTGCATCAACATCAACAGGTTCTCATCATATGGTCAGGCTTCTGATTGATCAGGGATCAGAGGTCACATTCATCACTGATCAAATGGTACAACTTCTTCGTCTTCGTCGATCATCATCACATCTCAGGGTCTTTGGAATAGGAGGCTTGGAGTCAGGGTTGACTCGTGGAGCAGTAAAGGTAAAACTTCAATCTCGGTTCAACGATCAACATCAGATCGAAATCACTGCCCACATCCTGGCCAAGTTCACATCAACACTACCATCAATTCACTGCGCAAAGGAAGAGGCAAATCATCTTCAACATCTTCAATTGGCGGATAACAACTATCTTAAACCTGGTCCTATCGACATCATCATCGGGGCTGATCATTATGGTCAAATCATTGGGCATGAGGTTATCAAATCTCCGGATAATCAACTTGTTGCGCAACAAACCATCTTTGGCTGGATAGTTTCTGGGACGGTCTGCTGTACAGACTGCAAGCCGAAGTCTGCTCTAACTGCAGTACGAGAGTCTCCGACTGAGCAGCTGTTGGATCTTCTTAAGAAATTCTGGGTCCAGGAGGAACTTTCATCATCTAAGGAAATTCTTCTCAATCAAGACGATCAGGAGTGTGAATTACACTTCAGGAACACACATTCaagagacagtgagggacggTACGTAGTACGCCTCCCACTCAAAACATCACTATCAGCATTGGGAGAGTCTAGGAGACATGCTCTACAATTGTTAAACCGAACGGCGAAGAAACTGGAATCAAATCAAGAGTATGGGAAACTCTACAAGGACTTCATCAGGGAATATGAGGATCTGGGACACATGAGACGTGTCTCAGAGGAATCAGAACCATCAGTGAGCTACTATCTGCCTCATCACGGTGTCTTAAGGGAAGACAACATCACCACAAAACTCAGGGTCGTCTTCAACGGTTCCAGCAAGACAACATCAGGAGTGTCACTCAATGACATACTTCATGCAGGAGGAAAACTGCAAACGGAAGGCTCAGACGTTCTCATCTGGTTGAGAACTTTTCGGTTAATCGTCGGAACGGACATCGTGAAGATGTTCCGTCAAATCAAAGTTCATCAAGAAGACTGGGATCTTCAAAGAATCCTATGGAAGGATGAGGAGGGGAAAATCATCACATATCAATTGACAACGGTGACGTATGGGCAAACGTGTGCACCATGGTTGGCTCTACGAGTTCTTCAACAACTAGTGGAGGATGAGGGACATCAATATACACTGGCGGCTGTCTCTCTAACCAAAGGGAGATATGTCGATGATATCTATGGGGGAGCTGATTCTGAGGAACAGCTCAAGGAACTCATCAATCAGCTCATCAATCTTTGCATGGCGGGCGGCATGCCACTGCAAAAATGGATCTCGAATCAACAAGGAATCCTACAGGATcttcaattatcaacaaaatcaACATCGGCGGTAGAATTCGAGGACAAGACGGTCAAAGTATTGGGACTGTGCTGGAACCCTCATTCAGACAGCTTCATCTATAAATCAAGGAAGCCATCAacggaaaaaatcaacaaaaggaCAATCCTCTCAGAGATCGCCCAGATTTACGATCCTCTGGGACTTGCATCATCGGACCGGTCATCATCAGGGCTAAAATCTTCATCCAAGAGCTGTGGCTTCTCAAAATTGGTTGGGATGATCCACTGCCCTTGAGTCACATCAAACGTTGGAAAGAATTCAGGGAGGAATTCTCAAATCTGGATCAAATATCAATCCCACGGTGGCTTCAAACATCATCGACTTCAAGCAACATCCAACTTCATGGGTTTGCTGACGCTTCGAATCAGGCAATGGGTGCCGCAGTATACATCAGAGTGGACAATCATCAATCTGAGCCATCAATCATCTTGGTGAGTGCAAAAACCAAGGTCGCACCACTTAAGAAAATGACAATTCCTCGCTTGGAATTGACAGCTGCTGTCATCTTAACCAATCTGGTAATCTACATCAGGAAGATGCTGGAGAAAGAGAATCTACAACTCTTTCTTTGGTCTGACTCCACGGTGGCGCTCACATGGATCAATGGACACCCATCAAGGTGGAAGGATTTTGTTCAGAATCGAGTGATCAAAATCCAGAACTTATTACCAGCAGCTGAATGGAAACATATCAGGGGAGTCGAGAACCCAGCAGACTGTGCATCACGGGGATTATCACCAGATCAACTTGTAAATCATCAGCTGTGGTGGAATGGTCCATCATGGCTGAAATTATCAATGGAAAACtggccatcatcatcatcaacatcaaTCGAATCTACGGCAGAAGCAGCACTGGAGGAAAGGCCAGTCTCTGCACATCCGGTGGCACTGAATCTGGAGAGACCTCAAGATTTCTTGGAGAGGTACTCTACACTCGACAGGTTGGTCAGGATCTCAGCGAGAGTCCTGAGAGTCATCAACAACATGAGAGGGGAGCCAGTCCCAAGAGAATTAGATCTCTTGCCAGAAGAACTGGAGGAGACCAGAATCTTTTGGATCAACTATACACAACAGGAGAGTTTTGGACAAATCATCAATCGCCTCATCAATGGACAAGACATCGCAAATAATCATCCAATGGCACGGTTGATTCCTTATCTGGATGAGAATCAGACCATTCGCCTAGGCGGGCGGCTGAAACAATCAAATCTTCAGCCAGAAGCCAGGAACCCATCAATTCTACCAAGACAATCAAGGCTTACATCACTGGTCATCGAGGAGGCTCATCGGAAAACTCTTCATGGAGGAGTACAGGCGACGTTGGCACACATCAGACACAAATATTGGATCATCGGGGGTCGTCATcctgtaaaatcgcatattcgCAAGTGCGTCATCTGCGCACGACATCGAGCCATCAGGGGACAGCAGCTTATGGGACAGCTGCCTCCAAGAAGAATCACATCAGCACGGCCATTCAATCACGCAGGGGTGGACTACGCAGGTCCTATCAAAATCAGCAGATGGAGAGGATCAGGAGCTCGACAATATCATGGGTACATTGCAGTTTTTGTGTGTCTTGCCACATCAGCAATTCACCTTGAACTACTCACAGATTTAACATCACAGGCATTCATCGAGACCTACAAACGATTTACTGGAAGGAGAGGTATCTGTGCTACCCTTAGCAGTGATAATGCTAAGACCTTCATGGGAGCAAACAATGAGCTGGGCAAGCTTTTAGACGAATCGAGGAAGGAAATTCATCACATCATCAACGAACTGGCATCAAATGGCACAAAATGGATCTTCATCCCACCGCAATCACCCCACATGGGTGGGGAATGGGAAGCTGCGGTGAAATCTGTGAAATTTCATCTAAAAAGGCTCACAGGGAATTTGGTACTCACGTACGAGGAACTCAATACACTCATCATCCAAATCGAGGCGCAACTTAACTCGAGGCCTCTCTGCGCTCTATCAGACGATCCTGATGACTGCAGAGCCCTCACACCTGGACACTTCATCATTGGGGAACCCATCAACGCAGTTCCAGAGCCATCACTCATCAATCACAAAATGGAAGGTCTCACAAGGTGGAAAATGATCGCAAGGATCGCTCAACAATTCTGGGACAGGTGGTCAAGGGAGTGTATGCATCATTATCAAACTATCTACAAATGGAAAAGATCAACGGATGATATCAAAGTCGGAACACTAGTCCTCATCATTGACGAGAGGTATCCACCAACAAAGTGGCCTCTAGGACGAGTATCAAGGGTTCATCCAAGTGATGACAATCTCACAAGGGTGGTAGACATCACAATTGGGGCAGGAGGTGCAAATACCTACACCAGACACATCAACAAGGTGGTTCCGTTACCAATCAGCACCGAGGAGGAAAACCAACAAGAGTATCATTCATCATCATCCGACGATGAAGGCGGGCGGAATGTATAAAATTAAGGCTGATCCAGGGCACTGGATCGATCGGACACCATCGGAATATTTCGGGAGTGGGCTCGGGTGCCATGAGGGGTTACTCTGACCACATACCTCTCTTCGTGTTCATCCATCATCAGTATCACAACGCAAATATCGGATATTATCAGGTTTTTGTATCGTGGCTTTTATCGGATTGATTCATCTTTTCTGCTATCAATTTTGGTTAATTATCATCGAATATTGTgcaattatcatcatcataattattggaaaactATCACGT
The DNA window shown above is from Diachasmimorpha longicaudata isolate KC_UGA_2023 chromosome 7, iyDiaLong2, whole genome shotgun sequence and carries:
- the LOC135164482 gene encoding uncharacterized protein LOC135164482 produces the protein MRKCYKAPHTFSRIYYATEKINSAQRIRAVESRAQEPQDQRDERLRQNITRTRAARERNIAIARVHERHRQRISRSLIRTSFVRLAFEYAPDIKYSAHSKIAIGGMDKVCQYCQALKLRNETPGMCCASGKVVLSPLPTPPEPLLSLLGGDSDDSKLFLRKIRKFNSCFKMTSFGATKICDFASDRRNFETTFKIQDHVYHQIGSLMPMPDNNPKFLQIYFMSNCEERVTTRSQYNFIEQAEKRAIVILLETFLEDQNQLIPLIKRVSPRLQNDNYQIVIKADKVPLGEHAGRFNAPTVDDVAIIMVGDPVDKRAIKITRRDNTVSTVSDLHRSYDALQYPLIFWQGQDEYHLKINQCDPNTGVYGNEKVSSMNYYAHRIMVRLNQDNYFLRFRQLFHQYIVDMFAKVESERLRCIRYKQAKLRSEENIHLRDTVAGNIDGNLNPNDIGKSFILPSSYIGSPRNMQEYIQDAMTYFLVSHVDGYIRLNDKIRPEEIEQIISAEIPDPLIDQELFGIVSKHMIHGPCGAFNMTSSCMENGKCKKKFPKPYTNDTITNIDGYPMYHRRNSENGGHTFTMSLPNYPNQHINVELCNSVKSIKYICKYVNKGSDMAIFGVQNINNNDEIARYQMGRYISSSKAIWHILSFPIHERDPSVQHLAIHLENGQRVYFTEENVFQRGLEDPKTTLTEFFTLCQKSDIFGQFAKTLIYADVPRYITWNKSRKKWEPRKQGKPHPSITGIFKAKTLGRLYTVHPKQCECFHLRLLLVNVPGPTSFKFLRTVNGRVFNTFQDACRELQLLEDDNHWDLTLADAVLTSTPNNIRQLFAIILTTCYPSQAQTLWEKYKNWMTEDILHRNRQINAKI
- the LOC135164483 gene encoding uncharacterized protein LOC135164483, with the translated sequence MGKSSIYTYQASGNSSNTDKSSGQSSSGPSCRHYDGSHWLGFKCDKFMAKTPLERREFITNSKLCYNCFGPHRADLCKDTRHCQKCKGPHHTLIHDGSFEHRQELERQKSRPSVSAIEENQGDHGASGSRGSSSTSSSPSSTKTERIYDTLNSSEISQGSESTSKASGSIESSIGSSSTSSSPSSTETERIYDSLNSSEISQGSESTSKASGSIESSIGHLQISATSLAKSETSGSSSDIKVHHQHHHHRGSESTSKASGSIESSIGHLQISATSLAKSETSGSSSDIKVTHQSSSNSASQRVVLLATAKALASTSTGSHHMVRLLIDQGSEVTFITDQMVQLLRLRRSSSHLRVFGIGGLESGLTRGAVKVKLQSRFNDQHQIEITAHILAKFTSTLPSIHCAKEEANHLQHLQLADNNYLKPGPIDIIIGADHYGQIIGHEVIKSPDNQLVAQQTIFGWIVSGTVCCTDCKPKSALTAVRESPTEQLLDLLKKFWVQEELSSSKEILLNQDDQECELHFRNTHSRDSEGRYVVRLPLKTSLSALGESRRHALQLLNRTAKKLESNQEYGKLYKDFIREYEDLGHMRRVSEESEPSVSYYLPHHGVLREDNITTKLRVVFNGSSKTTSGVSLNDILHAGGKLQTEGSDVLIWLRTFRLIVGTDIVKMFRQIKVHQEDWDLQRILWKDEEGKIITYQLTTVTYGQTCAPWLALRVLQQLVEDEGHQYTLAAVSLTKGRYVDDIYGGADSEEQLKELINQLINLCMAGGMPLQKWISNQQGILQDLQLSTKSTSAVEFEDKTVKEAINGKNQQKDNPLRDRPDLRSSGTCIIGPVIIRAKIFIQELWLLKIGWDDPLPLSHIKRWKEFREEFSNLDQISIPRWLQTSSTSSNIQLHGFADASNQAMGAAVYIRVDNHQSEPSIILVSAKTKVAPLKKMTIPRLELTAAVILTNLVIYIRKMLEKENLQLFLWSDSTVALTWINGHPSRWKDFVQNRVIKIQNLLPAAEWKHIRGVENPADCASRGLSPDQLVNHQLWWNGPSWLKLSMENWPSSSSTSIESTAEAALEERPVSAHPVALNLERPQDFLERYSTLDRLVRISARVLRVINNMRGEPVPRELDLLPEELEETRIFWINYTQQESFGQIINRLINGQDIANNHPMARLIPYLDENQTIRLGGRLKQSNLQPEARNPSILPRQSRLTSLVIEEAHRKTLHGGVQATLAHIRHKYWIIGGRHPVKSHIRKCVICARHRAIRGQQLMGQLPPRRITSARPFNHAGVDYAGPIKISRWRGSGARQYHGYIAVFVCLATSAIHLELLTDLTSQAFIETYKRFTGRRGICATLSSDNAKTFMGANNELGKLLDESRKEIHHIINELASNGTKWIFIPPQSPHMGGEWEAAVKSVKFHLKRLTGNLVLTYEELNTLIIQIEAQLNSRPLCALSDDPDDCRALTPGHFIIGEPINAVPEPSLINHKMEGLTRWKMIARIAQQFWDRWSRECMHHYQTIYKWKRSTDDIKVGTLVLIIDERYPPTKWPLGRVSRVHPSDDNLTRVVDITIGAGAPRRKTNKSIIHHHPTMKAGGMYKIKADPGHWIDRTPSEYFGSGLGHNQRVFCHHPELENHLSTSASNPPYPVKNIKSLTDCKIRINSPVTSIPRTTPLSATYILSSSLTYVLDRVVVRCRELSASVRSSVCYFPSRQKITGALLSIKGKGRVGFLTKYESNCERNRVDSTVYQVRLTLIFAKSNSTIFYIIKWKQFLQKYLMIPMQSSHI